A region of Thiofilum sp. DNA encodes the following proteins:
- a CDS encoding type II toxin-antitoxin system RelB/DinJ family antitoxin gives MPTTMLHIRIDEHLKDAANATLASMGLSVSEAVRVFLTRVVAEQQIPFTLKVPNAETREAMEEARLITKARFNNAQDLFHDIEKTSQH, from the coding sequence ATGCCTACTACCATGCTGCATATACGCATTGATGAGCACTTAAAAGACGCTGCTAACGCAACCTTAGCCTCTATGGGTTTATCTGTATCGGAGGCGGTACGGGTATTCTTAACCCGTGTGGTCGCTGAACAGCAAATACCCTTTACCCTGAAAGTTCCTAATGCAGAGACACGCGAGGCTATGGAGGAAGCTAGATTGATTACCAAGGCACGTTTTAACAATGCACAGGATTTATTCCATGACATTGAAAAAACCAGCCAACACTAA
- a CDS encoding type II toxin-antitoxin system YafQ family toxin: MTLKKPANTKRASFPRACDYTKRFLKDWERLSRSGRYDLHKLKEAMLLLIANDAPLGEEWLDHELTGEWKDHRECHIGGDFLLIYRLESLTTPELIVFVRTGTHSELFE; encoded by the coding sequence ATGACATTGAAAAAACCAGCCAACACTAAACGCGCTTCATTCCCTAGAGCGTGCGATTATACCAAGCGCTTTCTCAAAGACTGGGAGCGTTTATCTCGTTCTGGTCGCTACGATTTGCATAAGCTAAAAGAGGCTATGTTATTGCTGATAGCGAATGATGCGCCTTTGGGTGAAGAATGGTTAGACCATGAGCTAACAGGCGAATGGAAAGACCATAGAGAATGTCACATAGGGGGAGATTTTTTACTCATTTACCGCCTAGAGAGCTTAACCACACCAGAGTTGATAGTGTTTGTGCGAACAGGTACACACTCAGAATTATTTGAATAA